A part of Pseudomonadota bacterium genomic DNA contains:
- the meaB gene encoding methylmalonyl Co-A mutase-associated GTPase MeaB, with product MSAVPSQELVEKVLAADTVAVARMITRAEAGQEECRPALAKIYRHTGKAHIVGITGVPGSGKSTLMGKLIATIRQSGSKVAVIAIDPSSPFSGGAILGDRIRMSELAGDKGVFIRSMATRGNLGGLARATMDAVDILDAAGFDLILIETVGVGQDEVDIVQAAHTTIVVSAPGLGDDIQAIKAGVLEIADIHVVSKCDRSDANKTISDLKGMMTLGLSVAKASNWQVPVIATSALKIEGIDELVKAIKRHRQALESSGEITERKRQIAERRMLKTAEELLRDEFQKHRDGKVSALIKRMMAHETTPYAAAQDLLTEIRMEE from the coding sequence TCACGCGCGCGGAAGCCGGTCAGGAGGAATGCCGGCCGGCTCTGGCCAAAATCTATCGCCACACCGGCAAGGCCCACATCGTCGGCATTACCGGCGTTCCCGGCAGCGGCAAGTCGACCCTCATGGGAAAGCTTATTGCAACCATCCGCCAATCCGGCAGCAAGGTCGCCGTCATCGCCATCGATCCCTCCAGCCCCTTCTCCGGCGGCGCCATCCTTGGTGACCGCATCCGGATGAGCGAACTTGCCGGCGACAAGGGAGTCTTTATTCGCAGCATGGCGACGCGAGGCAATCTCGGCGGGCTGGCACGGGCCACGATGGACGCGGTCGACATTCTGGACGCCGCCGGCTTCGATCTCATCCTGATCGAGACGGTGGGGGTGGGCCAGGACGAGGTGGACATCGTGCAGGCGGCGCATACGACGATCGTCGTCTCCGCCCCCGGCCTTGGCGACGACATCCAGGCGATCAAAGCCGGTGTCCTTGAAATCGCGGACATTCACGTCGTCAGCAAGTGCGACCGGTCGGACGCGAATAAGACGATTTCCGATTTGAAAGGCATGATGACCTTGGGCCTGTCGGTTGCGAAGGCTTCGAACTGGCAGGTTCCGGTGATCGCGACGAGCGCCCTGAAGATCGAAGGCATCGACGAATTGGTCAAGGCAATCAAACGCCATCGACAAGCCCTTGAATCGTCGGGCGAGATCACCGAACGGAAGCGGCAAATCGCCGAACGGCGCATGCTGAAGACAGCCGAAGAACTTTTACGCGACGAGTTCCAGAAACACCGGGACGGCAAAGTTTCGGCCTTGATAAAACGGATGATGGCGCATGAAACGACCCCGTACGCAGCGGCACAAGATCTCCTCACCGAGATCCGCATGGAGGAATAG